Below is a window of Halomonas sp. Bachu 37 DNA.
GCCCCCGAACGCGATCGATTTTATCATACTCGATCTCCGGGAAGATGATCTGCTCACGCACCCCCATGGAATAGTTGCCGCGACCGTCGAAGGACTTCGGGTTGAGACCACGGAAGTCACGCACGCGAGGAATCGCGATGTTCACCAGACGGTCCAGGAAGTCCCACATGCGCTCGGCGCGCAGGGTCACCTTGATCCCGATCGGCCAACCTTCACGCACCTTGAAGCCCGCGATGGACTTGCGTGCCTTGGTCACCAGCGGCTTTTGACCGGAGAGCTTCTCCAGGTCGCCGATGGCGTTGTCGATCAGCTTCTTGTCGCTGACCGCATCGCCGATACCCATGTTCAGAGTCACTTTCGTGATCCGGGGTACCTGCATCACGTTGGCGTAGCTGAACTGTTCTTTAAGTCCTGCCACCACCTCGTTTTGATAACGTTCTTTCAAGTTCGCCATTTTGCT
It encodes the following:
- the rplE gene encoding 50S ribosomal protein L5, translated to MANLKERYQNEVVAGLKEQFSYANVMQVPRITKVTLNMGIGDAVSDKKLIDNAIGDLEKLSGQKPLVTKARKSIAGFKVREGWPIGIKVTLRAERMWDFLDRLVNIAIPRVRDFRGLNPKSFDGRGNYSMGVREQIIFPEIEYDKIDRVRGLDVTIITTANTDEEGRALLTALNFPFKK